In Bacillus sp. DX3.1, the following proteins share a genomic window:
- a CDS encoding phosphatidate cytidylyltransferase — MKQRIITGVIAAALFIPIVFYGGVPFTVLVYALASIGLYELIRMNKLTLISVPTVLAALLLWIILVPSNALGMFGWIGLDKLEITFVIVLLLLSYTVLSKNTFTFDNASFLLMATTYVAMGFLYLNETRIAGIHYVFYALFVIWATDSGAYFIGKAIGKRKLWPEISPNKTIEGSLGGIICGIVVAFVYNMFFQVHGNIGMLIVVTIAISIFGQIGDLVQSAFKRHYGVKDSGTILPGHGGILDRTDSWLFVLPILHFLHFIS; from the coding sequence GTGAAACAGAGAATTATTACTGGAGTGATTGCTGCCGCACTATTCATTCCCATCGTATTTTACGGTGGCGTGCCTTTTACAGTTTTAGTGTATGCACTTGCTTCAATTGGGCTATATGAATTAATTCGTATGAACAAGCTTACACTTATTTCGGTGCCGACAGTTTTAGCTGCATTATTATTGTGGATTATTTTAGTTCCAAGTAATGCACTGGGAATGTTTGGTTGGATTGGATTAGATAAATTAGAAATCACATTTGTGATTGTTTTGTTACTTTTATCATATACTGTCCTTTCGAAGAATACATTTACTTTTGACAATGCTTCATTTTTGCTTATGGCAACGACTTATGTTGCAATGGGATTCTTATATTTGAATGAAACAAGAATCGCTGGGATTCATTATGTGTTTTATGCATTATTTGTCATTTGGGCAACTGATTCAGGTGCATATTTCATTGGAAAAGCAATTGGAAAAAGAAAATTGTGGCCAGAGATTAGTCCGAATAAAACGATAGAGGGCTCATTGGGCGGTATTATTTGTGGAATTGTAGTTGCTTTTGTATACAACATGTTTTTCCAAGTTCATGGGAACATTGGAATGTTAATTGTTGTTACGATAGCCATTTCAATTTTTGGACAAATTGGTGATTTAGTACAGTCCGCATTTAAGCGTCATTATGGTGTGAAAGATTCAGGTACAATCTTACCTGGACATGGCGGAATATTAGATCGAACAGATAGCTGGTTGTTCGTATTACCTATTTTACATTTCTTACATTTCATTTCATAA
- the dxr gene encoding 1-deoxy-D-xylulose-5-phosphate reductoisomerase, translating to MKNISLLGASGSVGTQTLDVLRSHPDQFRLVAFSVGKNIDHAIQVIQEFSPHLVSVQREEDVVRLQSVSGNTKVVYGEEGLLEVALHSEAEVVVNAVVGSVGLLPTLRAIEAKKTIAIANKETLVTAGHLVMEAAQKYNVSLLPVDSEHSAIFQCLNGENEKRISRLIVTASGGSFRDKTRDELHHVTVEDALCHPNWSMGSKITIDSATMMNKGLEVIEAHWLFGISYEQIDVVLHKESIIHSMVEFKDRSVMAQLGSPDMRVPIQYALTYPDRLPLQNTKQLNLWEIGTLHFEQMNQERFRCLRFAYEAGKTGGSMPTVMNAANEAAVEAFLQKKIGFLKIEDLIEKAMHHHNVIARPSLEEIQEIDAATRRFVMEQI from the coding sequence ATGAAAAACATTAGTTTATTAGGTGCAAGTGGATCGGTTGGAACGCAAACATTGGACGTATTGCGCTCGCACCCAGACCAATTCCGTCTCGTTGCTTTTTCTGTAGGGAAAAATATTGACCATGCAATACAAGTCATTCAAGAATTTTCTCCTCATCTCGTGTCAGTGCAAAGAGAGGAAGATGTTGTACGGTTGCAATCTGTTTCTGGAAATACGAAAGTCGTATACGGTGAAGAAGGTCTTTTAGAAGTAGCCCTTCATTCAGAGGCAGAGGTTGTTGTAAATGCTGTTGTAGGAAGCGTAGGACTATTGCCGACATTGCGTGCGATTGAAGCGAAAAAGACAATTGCAATTGCGAACAAAGAAACGTTAGTAACAGCTGGACATTTAGTAATGGAAGCTGCGCAAAAATATAACGTGTCCTTACTTCCTGTAGATAGCGAGCATTCGGCTATTTTTCAATGCTTGAATGGAGAAAATGAAAAGCGTATCTCTCGCCTAATTGTGACAGCATCCGGTGGAAGCTTTCGTGATAAGACGAGAGATGAATTGCATCATGTGACAGTAGAAGATGCACTTTGTCATCCAAACTGGTCAATGGGTTCGAAAATTACAATTGATTCTGCTACAATGATGAATAAGGGATTGGAAGTTATCGAAGCACATTGGCTTTTCGGTATTTCTTATGAGCAAATCGATGTTGTTTTACATAAAGAGAGCATCATCCATTCTATGGTTGAATTTAAAGATCGCAGTGTAATGGCACAACTTGGTTCACCTGATATGCGTGTACCAATTCAATATGCACTTACATATCCAGATCGTTTACCACTTCAGAATACAAAACAGTTAAACCTATGGGAAATAGGAACATTACACTTCGAGCAAATGAATCAAGAGCGTTTCCGTTGTCTCCGTTTTGCATATGAAGCAGGGAAAACAGGAGGAAGTATGCCAACTGTGATGAATGCGGCAAATGAAGCTGCTGTAGAAGCTTTTTTACAAAAGAAAATCGGTTTCCTAAAAATAGAAGACCTTATTGAAAAAGCAATGCACCATCACAATGTCATTGCACGTCCGAGCTTAGAGGAAATTCAGGAAATCGATGCGGCCACAAGACGGTTTGTGATGGAACAAATTTAG
- a CDS encoding isoprenyl transferase yields MMFKKLPFFKGKKVTSFDHLIEEAKKGHIPEHIAIIMDGNGRWAKRRAMPRIAGHHEGMQVVKKITKFASKLDVKVLTLYAFSTENWKRPKIEVDYLMKLPEEFLGAFLPELIEENVQVRVIGQKDRLPTHTRRAMEKAMEDTKENTGLILNFALNYGSRDEIVSAVQNMMKDNEEGKIRSTEVNEEMISSYLMTRTLPDPDLLIRTSGELRISNFMLWQIAYSELWFTDVYWPDFTEEHLLNAITDFQHRGRRFGGV; encoded by the coding sequence ATGATGTTTAAAAAGCTTCCTTTTTTTAAGGGCAAAAAGGTCACATCGTTTGATCATCTCATTGAAGAAGCAAAAAAGGGGCATATCCCAGAGCATATTGCTATTATTATGGATGGTAATGGAAGATGGGCAAAAAGAAGAGCGATGCCTCGCATTGCAGGACATCATGAAGGGATGCAAGTTGTAAAAAAAATTACAAAGTTTGCTAGTAAACTTGATGTGAAAGTACTGACTCTTTATGCTTTTTCTACCGAGAACTGGAAAAGACCGAAAATAGAAGTCGATTATTTAATGAAGCTTCCAGAAGAATTTCTAGGTGCATTTTTACCAGAGTTGATTGAGGAAAATGTACAAGTTCGAGTAATTGGGCAAAAAGATCGTCTTCCTACGCATACGCGCAGAGCAATGGAAAAAGCCATGGAAGATACAAAAGAGAATACAGGATTAATTCTCAATTTTGCGTTAAACTATGGAAGTCGTGATGAAATTGTTTCTGCTGTGCAAAATATGATGAAGGATAACGAAGAAGGGAAAATTCGTTCGACAGAAGTAAATGAAGAAATGATTTCTTCTTACTTAATGACGAGAACATTACCTGATCCAGACCTGCTTATTCGTACGAGTGGAGAACTTCGTATTAGCAATTTCATGCTATGGCAAATTGCATATTCAGAACTTTGGTTTACGGATGTATATTGGCCAGATTTTACGGAAGAACATTTACTAAATGCAATTACAGACTTTCAACATAGAGGACGCAGATTCGGGGGCGTGTAG
- the frr gene encoding ribosome recycling factor: protein MGQQVLKATNEKMEKAVSAYSRELSTVRAGRASAAVLDKVQVDYYGAPTPVVQLANITVPEARLLVIQPYDKSSLGDIEKAILKADLGLNPSNDGTVIRIAFPALTEERRRDLVKTVKKYAEEAKVAVRNVRRDANDDLKKLEKSGDITEDDLRGYAEDIQKETDKYIAKVDEIAKNKEKEIMEV, encoded by the coding sequence ATGGGACAACAAGTATTAAAAGCAACAAATGAAAAAATGGAAAAAGCAGTTTCAGCATACTCACGTGAGCTTTCAACAGTTCGTGCTGGTCGTGCAAGCGCAGCTGTATTAGATAAAGTACAAGTTGATTACTACGGTGCGCCAACTCCGGTTGTACAATTAGCAAACATTACAGTACCGGAAGCACGCTTACTTGTAATTCAACCGTATGATAAATCTTCTCTTGGTGATATTGAAAAAGCGATTTTAAAAGCAGATTTAGGTCTAAATCCTTCTAATGATGGAACAGTAATTCGTATTGCGTTCCCTGCATTAACAGAAGAGCGCCGCCGTGATCTTGTGAAAACTGTTAAAAAATATGCTGAAGAAGCAAAAGTAGCAGTTCGTAACGTACGCCGTGATGCAAATGATGATCTTAAAAAACTTGAAAAATCTGGCGATATCACAGAAGATGACTTAAGAGGATATGCAGAAGATATCCAAAAAGAAACAGATAAATATATTGCAAAAGTTGACGAAATCGCGAAAAACAAAGAAAAAGAAATCATGGAAGTGTAA
- a CDS encoding proline--tRNA ligase, which produces MKQSMVFSPTLREVPADAEIKSHQLLLRAGFMRQNASGIYSFLPLGLKVLHKVERIVREEMERAGAVELLMPALQAAELWQESGRWYSYGSELMRMKDRNDREFALGATHEEVITDLVRDEIKSYKKLPLTLYQIQTKFRDEQRPRFGLLRGREFLMKDAYSFHATQESLDEVYNRLYQAYSNIFARCGLNFRAVIADSGAMGGKDTHEFMVLSDVGEDTIAYSDTSDYAANIEMAPVVTSYEKRDEAEKELEKVVTPDQKAIEEVSAFLNIEASNCIKSMVFKVDEKFVVVLVRGDHEVNDVKVKNVYGASVVELASHEDVKELLQCEIGSLGPIGVAGDVEVIADHAVQAIVNGCCGANEEGFHYVNVNPERDFKVSQYTDLRFIQEGDQSPDGNGVIRFARGIEVGHVFKLGTRYSEAMNATFLDENGKAKPLIMGCYGIGVSRTVAAIAEQFNDENGLIWPVAVAPYHVHVIPVNMKSDAQREVGENIYSSLQEQGYEVLLDDRAERAGVKFADADLFGLPVRVTVGKKADEGIVEVKVRATNESAEVKVEELHTYIANILK; this is translated from the coding sequence ATGAAACAAAGTATGGTATTTAGTCCTACACTACGTGAAGTGCCAGCTGATGCTGAGATTAAAAGTCATCAGTTATTACTCCGTGCAGGATTTATGCGTCAAAATGCTTCAGGTATTTATAGCTTTCTCCCACTTGGCTTGAAAGTATTGCATAAAGTAGAACGTATTGTTCGAGAAGAAATGGAACGAGCGGGAGCAGTGGAACTATTAATGCCAGCTCTTCAAGCGGCTGAATTATGGCAAGAGTCGGGCCGCTGGTATTCTTACGGTTCCGAATTAATGCGTATGAAAGATCGTAATGATCGTGAGTTTGCTTTAGGAGCAACACATGAAGAGGTAATTACTGATCTTGTACGTGACGAAATTAAGTCCTATAAAAAATTACCTTTAACACTATATCAAATTCAAACAAAATTCCGTGATGAGCAGCGACCTCGTTTTGGCTTGCTACGCGGAAGAGAGTTTTTAATGAAGGATGCATATTCTTTCCATGCGACGCAAGAAAGTTTAGATGAAGTATATAATCGTCTTTATCAAGCGTATTCGAATATTTTTGCTCGTTGTGGTTTAAATTTCCGTGCAGTTATTGCTGATTCTGGAGCAATGGGCGGAAAGGATACACACGAATTTATGGTATTATCCGATGTTGGAGAAGATACAATTGCGTATTCTGATACATCTGATTATGCTGCAAATATTGAAATGGCACCTGTTGTCACTTCCTATGAAAAACGTGATGAGGCGGAAAAGGAACTTGAAAAAGTAGTAACGCCAGATCAAAAAGCAATTGAAGAAGTATCTGCATTCTTAAATATTGAAGCTTCAAATTGCATTAAATCTATGGTTTTTAAAGTAGATGAGAAATTTGTCGTTGTACTTGTTCGCGGAGATCATGAAGTAAATGATGTAAAAGTGAAGAACGTATACGGTGCTTCAGTTGTGGAACTTGCTTCTCATGAGGATGTAAAAGAGCTGTTACAATGTGAAATTGGTTCTTTAGGACCGATTGGTGTAGCAGGAGATGTAGAAGTAATTGCTGACCATGCTGTACAAGCAATTGTAAATGGTTGCTGTGGTGCAAATGAAGAAGGTTTCCATTATGTAAATGTAAATCCAGAGCGTGACTTTAAAGTAAGTCAATATACAGATTTACGTTTCATCCAAGAAGGAGATCAATCTCCGGATGGAAATGGAGTAATCCGCTTTGCACGTGGCATTGAAGTTGGACATGTATTTAAACTAGGTACACGTTATAGTGAAGCGATGAATGCAACGTTCTTAGATGAAAACGGAAAAGCTAAGCCACTTATCATGGGATGCTACGGTATTGGGGTATCTCGTACAGTAGCAGCGATTGCTGAACAATTTAATGATGAAAATGGTTTGATTTGGCCAGTAGCTGTTGCACCGTACCATGTGCATGTGATTCCAGTAAATATGAAATCTGATGCACAACGTGAAGTAGGCGAAAACATCTACAGTTCATTACAAGAGCAAGGTTATGAAGTATTATTAGATGATCGTGCAGAGCGTGCAGGTGTAAAATTTGCTGATGCTGATCTATTCGGTCTTCCAGTTCGAGTAACGGTTGGTAAAAAAGCCGATGAAGGTATCGTTGAAGTAAAAGTACGTGCTACAAATGAATCTGCTGAAGTAAAAGTTGAAGAACTTCACACATACATTGCAAATATTTTAAAATAA
- a CDS encoding PolC-type DNA polymerase III, which translates to MSLTNEQQERFQILLQQLQMPENLVSQYLQGGGIQRLVVDKVNKSWHFDLQVPRILPTDLYELLETQLRQSFSHIAKTTFALESENKQFTEEEVQAYWPLCTNRITFSPMFAYLKKQLPHVNGVKLSLNVNNDLEATTLKKNLAKPIGDQYETFGFPRFQLETNVKQNDEEVQKFREQTQQEDRQRVIQAMEEMAKRQAEESDTVHEGPIVLGYLIKPDEEITPLREIQDEERRKTVQGYVFHVETKELRSGRTLLTLKITDYTDSIMIKMFSRDKEDIPLLQSLKKGMWVKARGSVQNDTFVRDLVMIANDINEITGPSRKDKAPEGEKRVELHLHTPMSQMDAVTSVSRLVAQAGKWGHEAIAITDHAVAQSFPEAYSAGKKAGIKVIYGVEANLVNDGVPIAYNEEHRLLADETYVVFDVETTGLSAVYDTVIELAAVKIKDGEIIDRFESFANPHQPLSATIIELTGITDDMLTDAPEVGEVFKKFEQWMGDHTLVAHNASFDMGFLNVGFKKSGLEKPKNPVIDTLELARFLFPDMKNHRLNTMCKKLDIELTQHHRAIYDTEATGYLLVKMLKDVIEKGFEYHDQLNDSMGQGDAYKRGRPSHATLLATSDVGLKNLYKLVSYAHLNYFYRVPRIPRSLLKKYREGIIVGTACDKGEVFEAMMQKAPEEVEEIAQFYDYIEVMPPVVLRHLVELEFVRDEGQLKTIISNLVKLGETLNKPVVATGNVHYLDPEDAMYRKILVSSQGGANPLNRHSLPPVYFRTTDEMLECFSFLGEEKAKEIVVTNTNKVASMIGEVHPVKDDLYTPKIEGADDETRDMSYKMARSIYGDELPEIVEARLEKELKSIIGHGFAVIYLISHKLVKKSLVDGYLVGSRGSVGSSFVATMMEITEVNPLPPHYVCPKCKHSEFFNDGSVGSGFDLPDKDCPTCHVPYVKDGHDIPFETFLGFKGDKVPDIDLNFSGEYQPRAHNYTKVLFGEDYVYRAGTIGTVAEKTAYGYVKGYASDHNLTIRNAEVDRLVAGCTGVKRTTGQHPGGIIVVPDYMDIFDFSPIQFPADSVGAEWRTTHFDFHSIHDNLLKLDILGHDDPTVIRMLQDLSGVDPKTIPTDDPEVMKIFSGPESLGVTEEQINCKTGTLGIPEFGTKFVRQMLEETKPTTFSELVQISGLSHGTDVWLGNANELIYNGTCTLSEVIGCRDDIMVYLIYQGLDPSLAFKIMESVRKGKGVPEEWEADMRTNNVPGWYIDSCKKIKYMFPKAHAAAYVLMAVRIAYFKVHFALLFYAAYFTVRADDFDLDAMVKGSASIRARIDEIAQKGLDAAPKEKSLLTVLEMTLEMCERGYSFQKVDLYRSSATDFIIDGDTLIPPFNAIPGLGTNAALNIVAARQNGEFLSKEDLQQRSKISKTVIEYLDSQGCLGDLPDQNQLSLF; encoded by the coding sequence ATGTCGTTAACGAATGAACAACAAGAACGGTTTCAAATTTTATTGCAGCAGTTGCAAATGCCGGAAAACCTTGTAAGTCAATATTTGCAAGGCGGTGGTATTCAAAGATTGGTTGTTGATAAAGTAAATAAAAGTTGGCATTTTGATTTACAAGTGCCACGCATTTTGCCAACAGATCTATATGAATTGTTAGAAACGCAACTCAGGCAGTCATTTTCACATATTGCAAAAACAACTTTTGCATTAGAATCAGAGAATAAACAATTTACGGAGGAAGAGGTACAAGCATATTGGCCACTTTGTACAAATAGAATTACATTTTCTCCTATGTTTGCATATTTAAAAAAGCAGCTTCCACATGTGAATGGGGTCAAGCTGTCGTTAAATGTAAATAATGATTTAGAGGCTACAACATTGAAGAAAAATCTTGCGAAACCGATTGGAGATCAATATGAAACATTTGGGTTCCCACGCTTTCAGCTTGAAACAAATGTAAAACAAAATGATGAGGAAGTTCAAAAGTTTCGTGAACAAACACAGCAAGAAGATCGTCAGCGTGTCATACAAGCCATGGAAGAAATGGCAAAACGACAAGCGGAAGAGAGTGACACAGTACATGAAGGGCCAATTGTACTTGGATATCTCATTAAGCCCGATGAGGAGATTACACCACTTCGCGAAATTCAAGATGAAGAAAGACGAAAAACTGTACAAGGTTATGTCTTTCATGTGGAAACGAAAGAACTTCGAAGCGGCCGTACGTTATTAACGTTAAAAATAACAGATTATACCGATTCAATCATGATTAAAATGTTTTCGCGTGATAAAGAAGATATTCCGCTCCTACAATCATTGAAAAAAGGTATGTGGGTGAAAGCACGTGGGTCGGTACAAAACGATACGTTTGTCCGTGACTTAGTCATGATTGCCAACGATATTAATGAAATTACAGGCCCGTCTCGTAAAGATAAAGCACCTGAAGGAGAAAAACGGGTAGAGCTCCACTTGCATACACCGATGAGTCAAATGGATGCAGTCACTTCAGTATCTAGACTTGTTGCTCAAGCAGGGAAATGGGGACATGAAGCGATAGCAATTACAGATCATGCAGTTGCACAGTCCTTCCCAGAAGCATATTCAGCCGGAAAAAAAGCAGGAATAAAAGTGATTTATGGTGTAGAAGCTAATCTTGTAAATGATGGTGTACCGATTGCTTATAATGAGGAACATCGTTTATTGGCAGATGAAACATACGTCGTCTTTGACGTAGAAACGACTGGGTTATCGGCTGTGTATGATACGGTCATCGAATTAGCTGCTGTAAAAATTAAAGACGGCGAAATTATTGATCGATTTGAATCGTTTGCAAACCCGCATCAACCGCTATCTGCAACAATTATTGAGTTAACGGGTATAACGGATGATATGTTAACTGATGCACCAGAAGTAGGAGAAGTATTTAAAAAGTTTGAGCAGTGGATGGGTGATCATACACTTGTTGCCCATAATGCAAGCTTTGATATGGGCTTTTTAAATGTTGGCTTTAAGAAGAGTGGATTAGAAAAGCCGAAAAATCCGGTTATTGATACATTGGAGTTAGCTCGTTTTCTATTTCCAGATATGAAGAATCATCGTTTGAATACGATGTGTAAAAAGCTTGATATTGAATTAACGCAGCATCACCGTGCGATTTATGATACAGAAGCAACAGGTTATTTACTTGTTAAAATGCTAAAAGATGTCATTGAAAAAGGGTTTGAATATCACGATCAATTGAATGACAGTATGGGACAAGGTGATGCGTATAAACGTGGTCGTCCAAGTCACGCAACGCTACTTGCAACATCAGATGTTGGATTGAAAAATTTATATAAGCTTGTTTCGTATGCACATTTAAACTACTTTTATCGTGTGCCTCGTATTCCTCGTTCCTTATTAAAGAAATATCGCGAAGGCATAATAGTTGGTACAGCTTGTGATAAGGGCGAAGTGTTTGAAGCGATGATGCAAAAAGCGCCGGAAGAAGTAGAGGAAATTGCACAGTTTTATGATTACATTGAGGTTATGCCTCCAGTCGTGTTACGACATTTAGTGGAGCTCGAGTTTGTTCGAGATGAGGGACAGCTAAAAACGATCATCTCTAACCTAGTAAAATTAGGTGAAACGTTAAATAAACCCGTAGTTGCAACTGGGAATGTACATTATCTTGATCCGGAAGATGCTATGTACCGTAAAATCTTAGTGAGTTCGCAAGGCGGGGCAAACCCATTAAATCGTCATTCTCTGCCGCCCGTGTATTTCCGAACAACAGATGAAATGTTAGAGTGCTTCTCCTTTTTAGGGGAAGAGAAAGCAAAAGAAATTGTTGTTACAAACACGAACAAGGTTGCATCGATGATTGGAGAAGTTCATCCGGTAAAAGATGATCTATATACACCGAAAATTGAAGGTGCAGATGATGAAACACGGGATATGAGTTATAAAATGGCACGCAGTATCTATGGTGATGAATTACCAGAAATTGTAGAAGCACGTTTGGAAAAAGAATTAAAAAGTATTATTGGACATGGTTTTGCCGTTATTTATTTAATTTCACATAAACTCGTGAAAAAATCACTTGTAGATGGCTATCTTGTTGGTTCACGTGGATCTGTAGGTTCATCATTCGTTGCAACGATGATGGAAATTACGGAAGTAAATCCATTGCCACCGCATTATGTTTGTCCAAAATGTAAGCATTCTGAGTTCTTTAATGATGGATCTGTAGGTTCTGGTTTTGATTTACCGGATAAAGATTGTCCAACTTGTCATGTGCCATATGTAAAAGATGGCCATGATATTCCGTTCGAAACGTTCCTTGGATTTAAAGGAGATAAGGTACCGGATATAGATTTGAATTTCTCTGGGGAATATCAACCACGTGCCCATAACTATACGAAAGTACTGTTTGGTGAGGATTATGTATACCGTGCTGGAACAATTGGTACAGTTGCGGAGAAAACGGCCTATGGTTATGTCAAAGGTTATGCATCAGATCATAACTTAACAATTCGAAATGCTGAGGTTGATCGGCTTGTCGCTGGTTGTACCGGGGTAAAACGTACAACAGGGCAGCATCCAGGTGGTATTATCGTTGTACCTGATTACATGGACATATTTGATTTTTCACCAATTCAATTCCCAGCAGATTCAGTAGGAGCGGAGTGGAGAACGACACACTTTGACTTCCACTCGATCCATGATAATTTGTTAAAACTTGATATACTTGGCCACGATGATCCGACCGTCATTCGTATGCTCCAAGATTTGAGTGGAGTTGATCCGAAAACAATACCAACAGATGACCCCGAAGTGATGAAAATCTTCTCAGGACCGGAGTCTCTAGGGGTTACAGAAGAACAAATTAATTGTAAAACGGGTACACTCGGTATACCGGAGTTTGGTACAAAATTCGTACGACAAATGTTAGAGGAAACAAAACCAACGACATTCTCAGAGCTCGTCCAAATTTCTGGACTATCTCATGGTACGGACGTATGGCTTGGTAATGCAAATGAACTCATCTATAACGGTACATGTACGCTGAGCGAAGTTATCGGTTGTCGTGATGATATTATGGTGTATTTAATCTATCAAGGATTAGATCCATCATTAGCGTTTAAAATCATGGAATCAGTGCGTAAAGGTAAAGGTGTACCTGAAGAATGGGAAGCGGACATGCGTACGAACAATGTACCTGGTTGGTATATCGATTCATGTAAAAAGATTAAATACATGTTCCCTAAGGCACATGCGGCCGCTTATGTACTAATGGCTGTACGTATTGCCTACTTCAAAGTACATTTCGCACTCTTGTTTTATGCGGCATATTTCACAGTTCGTGCAGATGACTTTGATTTAGATGCGATGGTAAAAGGTTCAGCATCAATCCGCGCGAGAATTGATGAAATTGCGCAAAAAGGGTTAGATGCTGCACCAAAAGAGAAAAGTTTACTAACAGTGTTAGAAATGACACTTGAAATGTGTGAACGCGGTTATTCATTCCAAAAGGTTGATTTATATCGTTCGAGTGCAACTGACTTTATTATTGATGGGGATACATTGATCCCGCCATTTAATGCTATACCTGGTCTTGGCACAAACGCTGCATTAAATATTGTAGCAGCGCGTCAAAATGGTGAGTTCTTATCAAAAGAGGATTTACAGCAACGGAGTAAAATTTCTAAAACAGTCATAGAGTATTTAGATAGTCAAGGTTGTTTAGGTGATCTGCCAGATCAAAACCAGTTATCGCTGTTCTAG
- the rseP gene encoding RIP metalloprotease RseP yields MNTAIAFILIFGALVFFHELGHLYFAKRAGILCREFAIGFGPKIFSFEKNETVYTVRLLPLGGYVRMAGEDAETVELKPGKKVGLVLNENEEVIKLVLDQREKYPNVRVIEVEQADLEHNLTISGYEEYEEDLQTFRVNEKARIVSAGEEIQIAPFKRQFGSKTLGQRALTIFAGPAMNFILAFVIFVIIGLVQGIPIDKPMIGKVMKDSVAEQAGLKQDDTIQMINGKDTNTWQDVVTIVRENANKEITMKVQRDDKPFTVKVTPSADKEGKEEVGRIGVYSPVEKSIFGSIKSGFEQTYTWTKMIFVSLIQLVTGHFSIDDLSGPVGIYNLTDQVVEYGPIRVLSLAAVLSINLGLFNLLPVPALDGGRLFFFLIEALRGKPIDRQKEGMVHFIGFALLMLLMLVVTWNDIRKFFL; encoded by the coding sequence TTGAATACAGCGATTGCCTTTATATTAATTTTCGGTGCACTCGTATTTTTCCATGAGCTAGGGCATCTATATTTTGCAAAAAGAGCAGGCATTTTATGTCGTGAGTTTGCAATTGGTTTTGGACCAAAAATATTTTCGTTTGAAAAGAATGAAACAGTTTATACAGTTCGACTACTTCCACTTGGAGGCTATGTTAGAATGGCTGGTGAAGATGCGGAAACGGTGGAATTAAAACCAGGGAAAAAAGTTGGACTTGTTTTAAATGAGAACGAAGAGGTTATAAAATTAGTTTTAGACCAACGTGAAAAGTATCCAAATGTTCGTGTGATTGAAGTGGAACAAGCTGATTTAGAACATAATCTCACCATTTCTGGTTACGAAGAGTATGAGGAAGATTTACAAACATTTCGTGTGAATGAAAAAGCACGTATTGTTTCAGCGGGGGAAGAAATACAAATCGCTCCGTTTAAAAGACAGTTTGGTTCTAAAACGTTAGGACAGCGAGCGTTAACAATTTTTGCAGGACCTGCTATGAACTTTATACTGGCATTTGTTATCTTTGTCATCATTGGATTGGTACAAGGGATTCCTATAGATAAGCCGATGATTGGGAAAGTAATGAAAGATAGTGTTGCAGAGCAGGCAGGATTAAAGCAAGATGATACGATTCAAATGATTAATGGTAAAGATACAAACACTTGGCAAGATGTTGTAACAATCGTGCGTGAAAACGCAAATAAAGAAATTACGATGAAAGTACAACGTGACGATAAGCCATTTACTGTAAAAGTAACGCCTTCTGCTGATAAAGAGGGCAAGGAGGAAGTTGGTAGAATTGGTGTATACTCTCCAGTAGAGAAATCTATTTTTGGTTCTATTAAATCTGGATTTGAACAAACATATACATGGACAAAAATGATTTTTGTTTCCCTTATTCAATTGGTAACAGGACATTTTTCAATTGATGATTTATCTGGTCCAGTAGGTATTTATAATTTAACAGATCAGGTGGTAGAGTATGGGCCGATTCGTGTTCTTAGCTTAGCGGCTGTTTTAAGTATAAACCTTGGTTTATTTAACTTATTGCCAGTTCCAGCTCTTGACGGAGGACGCCTTTTCTTCTTCTTAATTGAAGCCTTGCGCGGGAAACCGATTGATCGCCAAAAAGAAGGAATGGTCCATTTTATTGGTTTTGCTTTATTAATGCTACTTATGTTAGTTGTTACATGGAATGATATTCGGAAGTTTTTCTTATAA